A region of Desulfonatronum thiodismutans DNA encodes the following proteins:
- a CDS encoding type II toxin-antitoxin system VapC family toxin: protein MTAKLLLDTHIVLWWLAGHPRLSASGCEQIREATCLVSVASIWEVAIKFKLGKLHVAPRLLLASVQEARMIVLPVLADHAASTVDLPLLHNDPFDRLLIAQARYEEITLLTADEHVGAYGDPVFMLS, encoded by the coding sequence ATGACGGCGAAGCTTTTGCTGGATACGCACATCGTCCTCTGGTGGCTTGCCGGACATCCTCGGTTGAGCGCTTCCGGGTGCGAGCAGATCAGGGAAGCGACATGCCTGGTCAGTGTTGCCTCCATTTGGGAGGTCGCGATTAAATTCAAGCTGGGTAAGCTCCATGTAGCGCCTCGTCTGTTGCTGGCATCTGTTCAAGAGGCTCGGATGATCGTATTACCCGTCTTGGCCGACCATGCAGCTTCAACCGTCGATTTGCCTCTTCTTCACAATGATCCGTTTGACCGCCTCTTGATCGCTCAAGCCCGTTACGAGGAGATCACCCTTTTGACGGCGGACGAGCATGTCGGCGCGTATGGCGATCCCGTCTTCATGCTCAGCTGA